One window of the Manihot esculenta cultivar AM560-2 chromosome 14, M.esculenta_v8, whole genome shotgun sequence genome contains the following:
- the LOC110599736 gene encoding elongation factor 1-delta 1, translated as MAVAFHDLVSPAGLKKLDDYLLSRSYITGYQASKDDVTVYAALPKAPSSEYVNVSRWYNHIDALLRISGVSAEGSGVTVEGFAPITEEAIATPPAADSKAAAEDDDDDDVDLFGEETEEEKKAAEERAAAVKASAKKKESGKSSVLLDVKPWDDETDMKKLEEAVRSIQMEGLLWGASKLVPVGYGIKKLQIMLTIVDDLVSVDNLIEEYLTVEPVNEHVQSCDIVAFNKI; from the exons ATGGCAGTCGCATTCCATGATCTTGTCTCACCGGCTGGCCTCAAGAAGCTTGATGACTACCTCCTTTCTCGCAGTTATATTACGGG GtaccaagcttcaaaagatgATGTTACAGTGTATGCAGCTCTGCCAAAGGCTCCATCATCAGAGTATGTGAATGTGTCCAGGTGGTACAACCACATTGATGCCCTCCTAAGGATTTC TGGTGTATCTGCAGAAGGGTCAGGAGTTACTGTTGAGGGATTTGCTCCTATCACGGAGGAGGCGATAGCAACTCCTCCAGCTGCTGATTCGAAG GCTGCTGctgaggatgatgatgatgatgatgtggatctGTTTGGTGAAGAGACTGAAGAGGAAAAGAAGGCTGCAGAAGAACGGGCTGCTGCTGTCAAAGCATCTGCAAAAAAGAAAGAGT CCGGAAAGTCATCTGTGCTATTGGATGTCAAACCATGGGATGATGAGACTGACATGAAAAAGCTTGAGGAAGCAGTTAGAAGCATTCAGATGGAAGGGCTGCTTTGGGGAGCCT CCAAGCTTGTACCTGTTGGATATGGTATAAAGAAATTGCAGATTATGCTAACCATTGTGGATGACTTGGTGTCTGTGGACAATCTCATTGAAGAATATCTAACAGTTGAGCCAGTGAATGAACATGTCCAGAGCTGTGATATTGTGGCCTTCAACAAGATAT AA